In Conger conger chromosome 9, fConCon1.1, whole genome shotgun sequence, the genomic stretch AAAAGAGTACTTACACAGTTGAAGACAAGAGAGGAGGGGgtaaggagagagtgagtgagagagcaagagagagagagaggtggggggggggggataatgaGTAGAGAATGTTCCTGGTCTAAAGCATTGTGGTGGTTGCTGCACATTTTTGTGGCTTCCTCCTCTAAACCCTGAGAAGTGGGTGGGTGAATGATTATGTGTGGAAGGAGTGGTGGAGATGGGGGGTAGTGGTGGAGCCTCTGTACTTAAACAGCCCCTGGCACCTAAGTGACTACCCCTCAACAGCTCTCGACCTCCGGCTAGCAGATAAAAAGCGaggtgaaaagaaaacaaggcgaaagtgaaataaatagagggagtgtactctgtgtgtttcctgtagcTAGCGAAGCGAACGGCAGCCTGGGCGAAGAACAGGAAACACTCTCCTTATCCCCCTCACCAGGCAGACAGCGCTGAAGTCAGAAGACTGTGGTGAAGAGGTGCTTCTGGCGGCCAGTAAAGTGCACTGTCagaggaggagaaaaataaattacatcatTGTAGTAACAGACCAAGAAAGAAAAGAGGGGACAAGATAGAAGGGGAACAGAGAAAGTGAGCAGACcttagagagagaaggagaaggacacAAGCCTTGGGAACTGCCTTCAGTTCTACCTGAAAGCCGAGTGAACGGACATTACTTTCTTCTTACTCTGCCCACTCTACAGTTACTTACCTGGGATGGGATGGCTGCTAGTGATTGGCTGTCTGATGGCAGCAACgatggctgtgattggctcggAGAGGAAACGCCATCAGGTGCAGCATGGCCCCTGCAGCTACACCTTCCTCCTACCAGAGGTGGACAACTGCCACAAACCTGGGGACCTCCAAGTGACAAACTCCCTCCAGAGGGACTCGCCCTTGCCCCCGGACACTCCGCCCATCGAGCCATCCTGGCAGAAGAAAAAGCTGGAGACCTTGGAGAGCGTGACAGAGAATAACACTCAGTGGCTGCAGAAGGTAAGGGTCCTTCACTTAAGACACAATGCCTACCTGTTTGCTTAGCAGAAGTTAGCGATTCAAATTTATCCTTTTTTTGTactagaatattatattattgataGTGAGGTAAAGCACAGGATCCCATACAGAATTTGCTTCTTTTTAGAAATAATTAGTCAGTCCAATTCTATAACCctaataatgtacagtatattcattaTTCTTTTGCAAATGTTCATAAGACAGGAGCATTTGTTATACATAATATAGATTTCTTGGACCATTGCCTGCATACTAACGTGTCGCCTGCTTTCACTCTCACATTTATAAGCTTTCAGGAATTTAACAATATATTGCCCTTTTTATGAAAAAGTAAATAGAGGCACATTTATGTTTGTCAGAGTGATTTATACTTCAGGCGTATGCTTCTAAATTTCCTCAGTTGAAAGGACCTGCTTCACATTTTCTCGGTTTTCAGCAGTAATTTCCTGGGTTTGGATTCAAGCTTAGCAATTTGTTGTCCTACTGACAGTTTATTCTTTGGGTCTGAAGTTATATTTAAGACCAGTGGGAATACAAAACTCTGTTGCATGTTAGAAGTGAAAGGAAAGGCCTTTAGACATTAAATATCAGGAAAAAGCAAACTTACAGCTATTTCCTGTCATTGACAAAGCAGAATTAGTCAATGGCTGAAGTCATCGCCctaagaataataaatacaaataatgtttGTTAACCACTCTCATGTACCACAGGAACTCCGGCATATTTGTATGGTTACGTTTGCTTCAGAATCATTCTTGTATTAAGACCAACGACTCACACGAACAGCACAGGGTTAGGTTTTTATTTAGATCATTATCatggagccaatcagaatgaaaataattgtaGCTTAAATAAGCAGGGTTTTaccagacataaaaaaaaaacaaaaaaaaaacataaaataaatgttttgttaagCAAGAGATAAAGGCTGAAATATCcctaataaaacaaatgaaaaaaatatataaatatgataacataacattacaaatgatttttaaatgaaaaatgttttcaaatgttgATGCTAACAAGGATGCAAAACAAAGCAACGCTATGtcattgaattttaaaattCGAGAAGCTTGACATTGCACAAACAATGATCTGCCGACAGAACAAAATATTTGTATGCTCTAAAATTGTTCTGAAGTGAACATAAACTTTTCTTGTCCCTCTGTGATCTACCTGTCTTGCGGTCCTCATTGCCACATCTGCAAAAGGAATGAGAAACATGTGTCAAGCTGAACGCAAAGCCTGTCAGCCTTTACTGTAGTATATGTTTAGTATATGATTCCTGCAATGGTGAATTTGGCTCCAGCACAAAGCCTCAACTGGTATGTTCACTATAAACTTGCAGGGGCGAGCGGGCTATGTTCACACAACTGAGCAGAGCCAGACTGGCAGCCAATGACGCGGGAGCAGAAGAGTTGGTGGGGTCTGCCTGTGTGCCGCTAAGCTAGCTTTCCGCAGCCAGTCCAACACCTGGAGTTAGGGTGCATAATTGACACAATCTGGACCCCAGGAGCCTGACACAGACCGAGCAGTTGcactgagagtgagagatactGTACAGTCTCGGCTTTTACCGGCAGGCAGTGGCTTCCTGCAGCCAATTACACATTCACAGCAGGACCTGGTAGATCACAGGCGGTACAACAGCTCCTGAAATTTAGAGGAACACAGCCTCCTGCAACCTTCCCTGTAACGGGGTGGAAAGGGTTTTCAACACCTCTAACGGGCTGCAAAGTATATTAGACACCCTTATTCACAGGGCTTTTGCAGCTCTGCTTGTGATCAAGACTAGAAACCAACTCCCCCCTTTGAGCTCTGAGCactcccctctttctccacccaaacacacacacacgcacagcctcCCAAGAAAGGCCAGTACACAACTGTGCCATGCTGTGAGATTGAATCTCTATCAGGCGACAAGCCTTGGAACTCTATTTAAACTCCAGATTCTTTCAAATCTGTTTTTCTGCCATCAGTTATTGTGTCAGAGGGGAATTTGAGTGGGCTTATGCACCGTGTGTGGTTATCTCTGAGACCCCAACAGAGGCCTGGGTGGATAGTAGACCGGAAAAAAATTTGtagtaaaaaacagaaaaacagaagaagTACACTTGTTCtggacacatttattttctacaGCATACTTTACTCAAACATGACaacaagataaaaagaaaagtaaaatgcAGTATAAGTGACTTGCTGCTCTGAATTGAATCTGATAAAAAGATTAGCGATGCCTAAATAATTTCAGTAAACTTTGATGGAGAGATCTGTAATTAAAATTTTTCGCCTGTCTCATCTGTCTTGCTTTGTCACCATTTGATATTGTTACTCTATGGTCTGTAACAGGCGCGCAGATATATTTCCATCACACTACACAGAATAATAAAGACACTGcttttattaaattatacaCATTTTACTGACACAATTCACTTGGTTTTAGGATCACTTGGCTCATTGTATGAAACAAACGTCCTTTATCAGTAGAGGCAATTATTTAATTCAGAGAAGTTCGCTATTTTCTGCTCATGTGTAGGGGGGAAAATCTCTTAGCTAAGCAACAACATGTTCTGAAGCCTTGGATAATGTTCTGGTGGCAGATGAAAGACAGATGATGACTATTACACAACATTGGCTCTCTGACCATTCCATGTGTTTTAATCTGCCATAATCTCTCCTGAAGAAATCCTTCCAAAGTGAGAGCCAGCTATCTCAGGTTTCTGTCTTCAACCGTGCCTCTTTGAGCCACAAGAAAAATACAGTGTTATATTTAGCCCAATCCTTTGGCCTCCTGAAACCACAATAGCAAACAacctgaaagaaagaaagaaaaataatggaCCCCATTACATGCAATGCAATTTTAATTCACAGTTTAAAAGAGCACCTAGAGCAGTTCTATAAGATAAAAAAAACTCTTAGAAGCATTTGGGTAAATGTGTAACACTTCAGGAATTTATAAATCAGTCCTCTGTGGGCCACTGAACTGGCATATGCTTGGGGCAGCTAAGGAACACTCTCCCTGGAgttgtttgttctttttatttcagtaaatCATACAATTAATTTTGAGTTCCAGTTATCAACAAATGCTTTATGATAACGGAAATCATTTCCAGTGAACAGTCCCAAgtgctctttaaaaaaatgaaaaatcattcaaaacaaaaatataattcaaaatgtaaataaggacttgaatgctttcttttttgCATGCTTTTTTCAAACCAGTCCTTTTCTTTCCTCATGCACCCTAGTGAACCAGCTGTACACTGAAACCTTATGATGCTTAtgattgcatgttctccccgtgttcgcgtgggtttcctccaggtactccggtttcttcccacagtccaaagacatgcaggttaggctgattggagagtataaattgcccgtaggtatgagtgtgtgagtgaatggtgtgtgtgccctgcgatggactggcgacctgtcccgggtgtattcctgcctttccccccaatatatgctgggataggctccagcccccctgcgaccatgttcaggataagcgggttaggataatgaatgaatgaatgaatgtttgatgCAATGCAGAAGCTCTCAATGTTCACAATACTCcccttatgaaaaaaaaaacatgtgctAAAAAACCATGTGAACATTCAACATGTCAAGAGTACACATGAACTACAAAACTAGTCCCACTTATAAGATGAGAGGGAAAAAGGTTAACCtatgctatttttattttgttttgttttcacgtgTCGATTGAAAATGTGACTGTTCACAAGTgaatatttgaattattttaatcTGAAGGCTATGCTAGTAGCATATATAAAAACCAGAATAACTGAGCTTTAATGAATAGTTTTCCATGCTGTCTGCCATTGGTCTCTCTTGCTAACTGATATAATTCACTCCATTCTTTCTCACACAGAATTCTTTGGCAATATTGCCAAGATATGCCCCTTTGCCCAGTTTTATAGTGAAGGAGGCAAGACCTCTGAGAGTGCTATATCCAGTTCACTAAATTCAGAGATCATGAACCctggtaatgtactgtactgctaGGAAGCTATGAATTATACATCCTCTACATATCATGTTTTatggctagccaagttaagagtCCATTGGACATTTATTGCCTTACCTTTGCATACCTTTCTAGTGTACTCGCAGTCCTGGAATCAATCAATGACTGTCTGTCCGTATATTTGCCcggcaaataaatgcaaataaaacatatttaagcTTGGTTAGTTAATTTAAAGTTAAAACTTTGTATAGagaaaaatctatttatttaaaGTTAATGAAGTTATACATGTTGATTTAATCCAGGTGTAAGATAATATTGATTCATTTTCCTTTGAATGAGAACATATTTGAGAAGAACATCAAGTATGGCAATGTCATTGCTCAGGCAAATATTTGCTCATAATTAGCATTATCTGGAAGTCATATTTGCAAGCAATATGGATGGTCCCTGCCCTCTTGCATCTCCTGCTTGTTTCAATTTGAATCATACCACCATTTCTAGTTTCTAGTGTTAAACATGTTACaaacagtgatttaaaaaaaataataatgtactCAGTGCCCATGACTgtgatacagtacatataaagacagtggggtccaaaagtctgagaccactagtgaaaatgcttttctaatttaatacaaactttttcattactaattatattaccagcataacaatttgagtgttgaatctttgattacattaatttcagaatttcataGATTTTGGTATGTCCacattttgctttaatggcaacatgcactgAAGCTGGCATGGATTCTACAAatgtgtgcaaaacctgatgattcatgttatcccagcattatttgacaatgttccaaagagcgttttgtgatgttactgaatgcttggcttttgtctgtcaagtgcccccataaatgttcaatggggttgaggtcaggtagTTGTGAATTGttcagcactccttgctcttctttggtcttcaggTAGTGCTTGCAAAGCTatgaagtgactttaatttctttacattttttccaAATCCTAAAACGtcctgtttatttccaggattacatgaaaaagaTCAATGTGTTTCAATGTGGTCttagacttttggaccccactgtatattagGTTGAGGTGATTAGGACTGATAAACTGCCCCAAACAAACAAGGTTAATTAAAATACACATATCATATGATTACTGTTCAGCGAGGGACCACTTGTCATCTGTCTGAGCATATGCAGTTATAACAGAGACCGCAAATCATGCAATTCCTGTGCTGTCATGAACAGAGGAAGCATTGGATCCTTCAACTATGGAATGTAACTACAGGAATGCATGATCAAGTCTATGCGATGTACAGATGGGTGCATTTAATTGGCTCGAAGCTCCTGTAGTTTCATTCCGTTAACATTCCATATTGAAGCATCGTAAATATCTCCACAAGCAAGGGATTTGGCTTACTGGTAGTGAAGAAGTGCTATAGTACTGACTGCAAGAGACTCAGGGAACTATTTAACCCAGCCCTTAAGTCCTACTGTGGTTTAGttggcacacatacacaacacagccaCATTGCTCTCGTTTTATGCCATGCCAAACTCATAACATTATGGAAGTAATAATGAAGTAGCAATCTCCAAAAATCATCTGTCAGTGACACAGAAGCCAAAGGGTTTTAATGCCCCTTCAGGCCTTTTAAAATTCACTCATATATTGACAGGATATGCTAGTCTGCTCTTGCTTGAGTTATCACATGCTGTTAAATAAAGCCTTATGAACCAAACCTTATGAGTCAAACAATCATCATTTAGTGTGGTGTCTACGAGCACAATGATGCCAAGTCCCTcgcaacacaaaaaataaatatgctacAGATATAAATCCagatattaaaatgaataacccacttttatttattgtaatgcACTAATGATTGTTCAGTGCTGATTGGATCATCATTACTCAGCAAAATTTCTAAATGAAATACCAGCATACCTGTCCTCTGCAgtttataaagaaaaaatacatcaaaatggtAAAACAGTTGAATATGTCCCCCATGTTGCATTGCAAATCATATGTTCACCACTTTGTGATTAATGGCACGATAGTATTTATGGGTCATATAAATGGTTTGGAATTGTTTTCTTCCTGCTCTATTCAACtattaaactgaattaaaataatgaggCACACGTACAAAAAGCCACAAGTGGCAAACATTCAGTCAGCCATGTGGTCATGACTCATGGAAACAAATAAGAAACACATATTACAAGGTGCTGTGAGGTGATATCATTTatttgtggtgtgtgcagttatGCACACTGTTGCATTCTAAAGGCAACACTGAGAACTATTGAAGAAGTTAAGTAAACGTTCGGCTTTAAAGTTCTCACATACTGGTCTGGACTCTTTTACCACAGGGTACTAGATGTTGACAGTGAGATTTATATTGCAGTAGTTTTTGTGTTCAATTTTCTAGATGTTACTTCTGTCTTACTGCAAAATATTTGACATAAAATATAGCActgggacaaaaaaaaactttttttcacttGTTCCCTTCTCATAGAGATTTCCCCAGTGTAATATTACAATGTATTTGAATTCACATCATTActactgaaaacaaaaagaccATAGTTTCCATACATCTAATTTTCTCACACAAAGCCAAGTTCTACTGGTTCCCACACAAATCAAGTGTTGTGTAAAATTCTCCCAATCCATTCTCCCTGTGAGACACGgataacaattattattttaacgaTAAGAATCTTGGTAAAATATCTTGTCAGTGTGGACACTTCAGTTGCATGGCTATAAGCAACCCGCCACTCAAACATTTGCTCAGTAAACAACCAGTCATAAATATTCTACCCATCCCAACAGGTGTCACACCATGGAAACAAACATCTTTTTTGGTATTTAGCCTTCATCAGATTGAGCAAAAATAAATTGGGGCCCTTATTTGGCAATGAATCTGAAATACTGataatgtacaaatatttacacGCATCTTCAGCAGCACCAGCTGGAGCTCTGGATTCTCCCCAATTTTGTATCCAATtccagacttttttttcttcaggatAATTTCCATTTTGACAGACCCATAATCCAATGATCACGGGTGCAAATTCTAACTGAACACTGCTGTTGTATTCTGGAAGAACGTTCCTGGTAAACCATGTCTTATACACTAGATGGGGAGGGACAGAGCTCgtaaaacaccaaaaaaagaaaatacccaaaacccaaaacagCTAGGATTTTATCAACATTTGTCCCTAACTCTGACAACTAAACTATCTATTAACAAGTAAACAAATTCAGCaatcattaaaatgaaattgccAAACTGCGAAATTGCCAAACCTATATGTGTAAGTTTTAGTGCATACAGCCATGCAGCCTTAAAATCCTTGTTTAAAATCCTATGCAACCAAAGATGGAACACGGGTGATAGAATGGTTTTTGagtctttctctttttcagatATTTTTTGGCCAACAGCAAGGCTGTTTTGTGCATGAAGTCACAGCTTGGTGCTTTCAGACTAGTACTTTAtcaggagggaaggaggagtAAACTCACAGAACAGTATGTGCCTCTGACAGCTGGAGAACTACATCCAGGAGAATGTACGCACCGAGGTGGAGGAGATGCAGCGCAATTCTGTCCACACGCAGACCGCCGCCATGTTGGAGATGGGCACCAAcctcctcagccaatcagcggaGCAGACTCGCAAACTGACAGATGTGGAAACTCAGGTGAGCCTGAGTTGGTCATGAGAATgtaaaaaagcatttatttttctgtcccAAGATAGACCGTTACTGAGGTTGACGTGGGAATGTAAATGAACACTGGTGGtagttttgatttgttttgttttttccctcaAATGACTGCATCTTGTTTTCATATAGTTTTTACATGAAATTGTTCACTGAATTCACTGTATCAGCAATTGTTCTACCTTGCAACTGCATCTGAGAAAACAGGATTCATAGGCAATGTAAGTTGTTTTTGGACCATTGACAAATACGATTTTTTTTAAGCATAACAGCAATCTCCACAATTCCCTCCAGCATCTATTATTTCAGATCTCACCACAATGTTTGGCTTTTCTTTGCTGACTTTTTTGTCAGCTGTTTATTGTATGCGGAAGTACAACCTGCACAAATACAGTACCTGTTTTGTTCAGACTTGGTTTGCTATATCAATGaaactgtgaaaacattttatgatCAGAGCACTGAGGACAGGCATTCTTTGAAAAAACCCTCAGGTGAACTCGAGAAACACATTGCCAAATGTGGACTAGAGGTTTCAATCCACACCTTCAAGTTGTCACTGAGTACAATAtcaagtcaaataaaataattcacactcactcagaacGATACCCATTTGGCTATGTCCATAATAAAAAGTTATGCTACAGCATGAGCTACAACATGCTTTGAAAACCGTTGTGCTACTCTTAAAAAAGATGAATCTTTGACAGCGCAATCGCATACTCCACAGCATTTTCCAAAATCTGCAGCTTCATCAGATAAGCACAAAATATATTCTAGTCTGAAGACTGAGATAAGATCTGTCTCTGATGTATTGTGTAACATTAAACAGAGCTCTGCACAAAGGTCTTATGGGAGATGGCTTGTGGGAGACCTACAAGTCATATTGTTGTGGAAAAATGCTCAGAGCACAACAGGGCAGAAGCAAAGAATCTGGACCATGACGCTTATGACCTGCTGAATGTGCTATTATGGGTACACGATAGCCCTTATATCTGTATATATGATAGCTCATATCTGTATATTCCTTTGGCTGTTCGTCTCTCTAACAACAGGTGCTGAACCAGACCAGTCGGTTGGAAATCCAGTTGCTGGAGTATTCTCTCTCCACTCACCGACTAGAGAAGCAGATCTTGCAGCAGACGCAGGAGATCTCACGACTGAGCGACAAAAACAGGTCAGCCCAGGGGTCAGAACAGGAAGTGGTGCACAAGGGAGTGTTGGCTAGATGGGGCACGGCGTCTGGGGAGTCAAGGTCTAGTGGCAGCCACGTGGCAAACAAAAGCGGCATTCTTAGTAGGACAAGATGGCTGTCTGTTTTCATAAGCGCAGTCACACAGCGGTTGGGAGCGCAAGGTGAAAGAAAATGTACTCAGGGAGAGTGTGTCTGTTTCACATCCGTGTACATGTgggtttatctttttttctctggCCTTCTGATGAACATTTATTCATCAATGACACACCGTCTGAGCAGCAAGAATAGCCTGCATGCTTTAACGGGCGGAACATTCAAGGAACTTGTGAGAGGCCTATGCTGTGATGTTCAGGGTCTGCTTCTTTTGAACTTTTTGCAAAATGCAAAAGGAACACCTCACCCCAGTTACACGAGCACAACATCTGGTAATAGGGATAGCGATCATGAGGAAATACTCTGAGACATACCAGGCATAGAAACCCCagcaaaatgtaaaagaaacagCTGGTGATACAGTCTGTTGGAAGTTGGCTGTGACAGGTTTATAAAAAGGAGGGGAGGAAAATGCACTTAGAGATATATAAGGCCTGCATTTATGGAGCAAGAGAAAGTGTCGCTTATTCAATCTGGGTAGCTAGATTGTTTCAATAAATAACCTCGGTGAAGGCATTATTCAGATCCGTAAAAGTCAGTCAACAGGAACTGAGTGTCTTAATTTCAAACGAGGTGCCATTAAAATTTCCTCTGGCTGTCAGAAGAATTGCCTTTGGGAGTGATAGAAGGGTCCAGTCACAGACAGTGTCTTTAGGTGCCAGGTTTTCACAGTCCAATCACAAATGCCATTGTTCAACAGTGTCTGCTGCACTCTACTCTCTCTACCTGTGTGGAGGCTGGCTCAAAATTGCAGCCTGGTTTTTGTTCAGAAATTGAGGCATCCATGTTCCACACAATACAAAATCCCCTTCACAGTAActattttacagtttacagtataTGAGCAAAATGTACTTGGTTTAACatagttgatttaacactgcatgtattgttttgttctgttttgggatttgtggttttttttttttacagcaaagGTAGTGCCCAAtgaccaatgcattttataataTCAGACTCAGAGATGAATCATTGCTAACAGTAATATCCCTTTGCTGAAAAGCAGGAATGTTTTACTTCTTGTTATGGCCACTGAATacatcctctccttctctccttgcTGTGATTTCTTTTCCTACACTATGTAGATTTCGTGAAAAGTAAAAAACTTATGGAAATGCTGTCTGCTCTATGATTATATGAATAATGTGGTACAAATAAAGAGTTGTGTGCTTGCATGGaacttaatttaataaatattaaaaattaagAGATGTTAGTCTAGACATCTGAGTCCTTGCACAGCAATGCTCTTTGGCTACTTTTTCCTCATCTGCAGTATTCATGTCTGCCATAGACTCCATTATTAACATCTTGTCACTAGAAAACTCCCAGTTGCGTATATAAGACAGCATCATAGCAGAGAACATCCTGTATGTAagaacacacatatgcataataAGGCTTCTGTTCTTCGCTCTCGTTTGTCCCAGCTTCCTGGAGCAGCGGCTGGGAGCGGTGGAGAGCAGGCACGGGCTGGAGCTTCAGGGGATACAGCAGGAGAAGCTCCAGCTCCAGGAGCTGCTGGACAGGCAGAGCAGGCTGGTCGCTGTGCTGGAGGCCGAGCTGGGCAGCTCCACCCGCAACAGCACGCTGCTGCAGAGGCAGCAGGCCTCACTCATGGAGACCGTCCAGCGCCTTCTGTCCATGGTCACGCATTGTAATGGTCAGTACCAGGTCCAGGTCCATGtctgtgtagcagggttagcttggCTGGTTCGCTAATAAGCacagtgaagtgcagtgaaagcgaaggcttgtagcaggttaccgcAGCAATGATGACATAACCctcattcaaaataacaaagtTGCCCTGTAGCTGACTGGTAATGTGTTCGTCTGGCAATTCTGTGGATTCTGTGGggggccggggttcaaatccaaCCTCGGATTCAGGCAAATCTATAACTCATTACATTGGTGCTGTGACCCAGACCTGGGTGGGCCTTTAAAGAAAAAGTGGTTGCTGCAGAGTTTCAAATGGAGGGGGAGTCGAACGGAGGTGAGTGCAGCAGGGTTAgttcagctagttcgctagtaagcacggtgaAGTGTagtgaaagtgaaggcttgtagcaggttacctcgacaacgctccctgatgacgtgaccctcaaattcaaaagatcgttgttgcccttggctagagctGATTTTGCCTCTTGCTGACTGATAAAGTGTTCATCTGGCAATTCATTGGAagagtgagaggctggggtttgAATCAGACTCAGGTAAATCTCTAGCTCGTTACACCCCAACAGTATGACCATTGTTACCGGCTTACTAGGACAGGGAGGACAGATGTGTCAGCTGTCAATACTTTTTCAATGACTGGATGAGTCAACACACATAAGATCCAAGACACAGGATACGTAtgtaaatgttatgttgaatgtaaatgtaagcacAATGCCAACACAGAGGCAATAGAGTATGAAACACTTTTCATGTGTAGGAGGTATTGACACAAACCCTCTTTTTCATTCCAACAGAGATCTCCAGTCCTCCTAAAGAGGAGGGAAGACGTTTCCAAGATTGTGCAGAAATATATAAATCTGGGATTTCTGAGAATGGAGTATATACCCTACACCTCCCCAACTCAACTCAAACAGTGAAGGTGAGGGGCGTGAATATATTGCTTTATTACAAGTTTTAAGTTTTATGTATCTTTAGCTGTTTTACTTTCATGACTATTTTTGCTTTACTACAGTTTGCAAATATTGACTTTTTTGTG encodes the following:
- the angpt2b gene encoding angiopoietin-2b, whose translation is MGWLLVIGCLMAATMAVIGSERKRHQVQHGPCSYTFLLPEVDNCHKPGDLQVTNSLQRDSPLPPDTPPIEPSWQKKKLETLESVTENNTQWLQKLENYIQENVRTEVEEMQRNSVHTQTAAMLEMGTNLLSQSAEQTRKLTDVETQVLNQTSRLEIQLLEYSLSTHRLEKQILQQTQEISRLSDKNSFLEQRLGAVESRHGLELQGIQQEKLQLQELLDRQSRLVAVLEAELGSSTRNSTLLQRQQASLMETVQRLLSMVTHCNEISSPPKEEGRRFQDCAEIYKSGISENGVYTLHLPNSTQTVKVYCDMKTRGGGWTVLQHRQDGSVDFHRGWKDYKMGFGDPSGEHWLGNDIIHLLTSSQDYSIEVQLKDAQGNEAHSHYDHFYISAEEKNYSLHFRGFSGSAGRTSSLTPSGTPFSTKDRDNDNCSCKCAQMASGGWWFDACGPSNLNGIYYGSSSNVVRYNGIKWYYWKGPSMMATMTTMMVRPVDFQR